In Nonlabens agnitus, the DNA window AGTAGTACTATCATTAAGATAATGTGATTTTATCGCGACCATTGGTGATGCTATACGTTCCTTGTGATCTGTACTGGAATTGTGACATGAATAGCACTTCTGCTCCATCAATAGCTTTCCATCATTAACTGGACCCTTATTAGTATCTACCGTGGTGAGTGATTGATATGATGATTTTTGCTTTTGATGACAGCTGTTGAGCAGTATAAGCGAAAATAAAATGATGAAATATTTCATAAACTCATATTTATTTTACCAGTAGCACAGCTAATAAAAGACATTACTTTATTGGATATCGTATTTTCTATTCCTACTGGTGGATAGCCCATCTGGATCAATGTACGTTCTGCAATAGCAAGATCATTAACGCTGTCGTATGTCAACGTTACCTCAGAGCCATCAGCGGCCATTTGTACACTATTGACGCCGTTTATTCTCAGTAGCTTGACCGCGATGCCATTGATACAGCCGCTACATTTTACATTTTGTAATTGGAGAGTCGTCTTCATAATTCTATTTTTTATATGGCCATGCCATGTAACCACCCTTTAGGTCATAAATCTGTTCAAACCTCAATGCGTCTAATTTTCTAGCTGCCTGCTGGCTACGATTACCAGAACGGCAATAGAGATATACAGGCCTATTTTTATCTAGCTTGCTAAATTCTTCATTAAAAATTTCCTGCTGGAAGAAGTCTATGTTCAATGCATTTTCAATGGCACCTTCCTTAAATTCATTTGCAGTGCGTACATCTACTAATTGAACATTCTCGTTTGTAATTGCCTCTTTAAACTCTGATGCTGAAAGGATGCTTAGGTTAGGGGCAGTTTGCGCGTTAGCGCCAAAGATTGAGCTTAAGAAAGTCATGATCAAGATTTTGATATTATTAATAATTATTTGTTCATTAGTAAAGTTATGCCGTGTGATCCTTCAATTAAGTAATCATTGTTACCATGGCATAAAAAAAAGCGACGATTACCGTCGCTTCTTTACTACCAACCTTAATTGAAACAGACTAATAACTTAAAGTGATTTTTTTGCTATATACCAGTCTACTTTTTCACAAGTATTATCAGCAATGCGAGCATTCATCTCATCTAAAGTCTTTGGTGGTGGTATAATGACCTTATCACCTTTCTTCCAGTCTAATGGCATAGCCACGCCGTGCTCATCTGAAACCTGTAAAGCTTCCAACGCTCTTAAGATCTCGTCCATGTTTCTACCTACGTTGAGTGGGTAGTACATGATTAAACGAATTTTCTTTTTTGGATCTATAAAGAATACCGCTCTTACAGCTGCAGTCTCACTCTCGTTGGGTTGTAACATCCCGTAGAGTTTTGAAACTTTCATGTCAATGTCTGCAATGATGGGGAAATCAAAATAAACTCCCGTGTTCTCCCTTAC includes these proteins:
- a CDS encoding heavy-metal-associated domain-containing protein encodes the protein MKTTLQLQNVKCSGCINGIAVKLLRINGVNSVQMAADGSEVTLTYDSVNDLAIAERTLIQMGYPPVGIENTISNKVMSFISCATGKINMSL
- a CDS encoding peroxiredoxin is translated as MENSELGNVNPMPRIGDQAPDFKAKTTKGEIQMSDFAKDKWIVMFSHPADFTPVCTTEMSGFAIRKQEFDALNTELLGLSIDSIHSHLGWVNNVRENTGVYFDFPIIADIDMKVSKLYGMLQPNESETAAVRAVFFIDPKKKIRLIMYYPLNVGRNMDEILRALEALQVSDEHGVAMPLDWKKGDKVIIPPPKTLDEMNARIADNTCEKVDWYIAKKSL
- a CDS encoding rhodanese-like domain-containing protein, encoding MTFLSSIFGANAQTAPNLSILSASEFKEAITNENVQLVDVRTANEFKEGAIENALNIDFFQQEIFNEEFSKLDKNRPVYLYCRSGNRSQQAARKLDALRFEQIYDLKGGYMAWPYKK